The Quercus robur chromosome 7, dhQueRobu3.1, whole genome shotgun sequence genome has a segment encoding these proteins:
- the LOC126693218 gene encoding cytochrome P450 81E8-like isoform X2 has product MEDMLLYSSLSLLLLLAVAFKFLLQTRTKHKLLPPSPPSLPILGHLHLIKKPFHRTFHRFSQKYGNIFSLKFGSQFVVIVSSPSAVEECFTKNDIILANRPRFLATKHIGYNHTTVAAASYGDHWRNLRRISALEIFSTNRLNMFLGIRRDEVKHLLHKLSRNSCQGFAKVELKSMFSELTFNIIMRMVAGKRYYGEDVKDEEEARKFRGIMKELAGLGGASNPQEFVPLLRWIDHGGLEKRLMKLANKTDAFLQGLIDEKRSKEVKGNTMIDHLLFLQKSQPEYYTDQIIKGLILVLLGAGTDTSAMTLEWAMSNLLNHSQVLKKARAELDNQIGQEKLINELDVSKLHYLRNIILETLRLYPVAPLLVPHMSSEDCTIGGHDIPPETMLLVNAWAIHRDPNIWDDATSFKPERFESGESNVNKLMPFGLGRRACPGAGLAQRTVGLTLGSLIQCFEWERISKEEVDMVEGNGLTMPKAVALEAMCRARPIIAKVLSMSEDEF; this is encoded by the exons ATGGAAGACATGTTGCTATACTCatccctctctcttcttctcctccttgcAGTAGCTTTTAAGTTCTTGCTccaaacaagaacaaaacacaaactgCTCCCACCAAGCCCACCTTCTCTACCAATTCTAGGCCATCTCCATCTCATTAAGAAACCATTCCATCGTACTTTCCACCGCTTTTCACAAAAATATGGTAACATCTTCTCTCTAAAATTTGGGTCCCAATTCGTGGTCATTGTATCATCCCCATCTGCAGTTGAAGAATGCTTTACCAAGAACGACATCATATTAGCCAACCGTCCTCGCTTCCTAGCCACCAAGCACATTGGCTACAACCACACCACTGTGGCAGCAGCTTCTTATGGAGACCATTGGCGCAACCTTCGCCGCATCAGTGCCTTAGAAATCTTCTCAACAAATCGTCTTAACATGTTTCTAGGAATCCGAAGAGATGAAGTCAAGCACTTGCTACACAAGTTGTCACGAAACTCGTGCCAAGGTTTTGCTAAGGTAGAATTGAAATCAATGTTCTCAGAGCTGACATTTAACATCATAATGAGAATGGTGGCAGGAAAGAGATACTACGGGGAGGACGTgaaagacgaagaagaagcaaGGAAATTCAGGGGGATAATGAAAGAGCTAGCAGGTTTAGGAGGGGCCTCAAATCCACAAGAGTTTGTGCCCTTGTTGCGGTGGATTGATCATGGGGGTTTGGAGAAAAGATTGATGAAACTGGCCAACAAGACAGATGCATTCTTGCAAGGTCTTATTGATGAGAAGAGGAGTAAGGAAGTGAAGGGGAACACTATGATcgatcatcttctttttttgcaaaaatcACAGCCTGAATACTACACGGATCAAATTATCAAAGGGCTTATACTG GTCTTGTTAGGTGCCGGGACTGACACGTCGGCAATGACATTAGAGTGGGCAATGTCCAATTTGCTCAATCATTCTCAAGTGTTGAAGAAGGCTAGAGCTGAGTTGGATAATCAAATTGGAcaagaaaaattaatcaatGAACTAGATGTCTCTAAATTGCACTATCTACGAAATATAATCTTGGAGACTCTTAGATTGTATCCTGTAGCCCCATTGCTTGTACCCCACATGTCCTCTGAAGATTGTACCATTGGAGGACATGATATTCCACCTGAGACAATGTTATTGGTTAATGCATGGGCCATACATAGAGACCCTAATATATGGGATGATGCAACTAGTTTTAAGCCTGAGAGATTTGAAAGTGGAGAGAGTAATGTAAACAAGTTAATGCCATTTGGACTGGGAAGGAGGGCTTGTCCTGGGGCAGGCCTTGCCCAACGTACAGTGGGTCTAACATTGGGGTCATtaattcaatgctttgagtgGGAAAGGATTAGTAAAGAAGAAGTTGACATGGTTGAAGGTAATGGGCTCACCATGCCCAAAGCTGTTGCATTAGAAGCCATGTGCAGAGCACGCCCAATTATAGCTAAG
- the LOC126693218 gene encoding cytochrome P450 81E8-like isoform X3, which translates to MEDMLLYSSLSLLLLLAVAFKFLLQTRTKHKLLPPSPPSLPILGHLHLIKKPFHRTFHRFSQKYGNIFSLKFGSQFVVIVSSPSAVEECFTKNDIILANRPRFLATKHIGYNHTTVAAASYGDHWRNLRRISALEIFSTNRLNMFLGIRRDEVKHLLHKLSRNSCQGFAKVELKSMFSELTFNIIMRMVAGKRYYGEDVKDEEEARKFRGIMKELAGLGGASNPQEFVPLLRWIDHGGLEKRLMKLANKTDAFLQGLIDEKRSKEVKGNTMIDHLLFLQKSQPEYYTDQIIKGLILVLLGAGTDTSAMTLEWAMSNLLNHSQVLKKARAELDNQIGQEKLINELDVSKLHYLRNIILETLRLYPVAPLLVPHMSSEDCTIGGHDIPPETMLLVNAWAIHRDPNIWDDATSFKPERFESGESNVNKLMPFGLGRRACPGAGLAQRTVGLTLGSLIQCFEWERISKEEVDMVEGNGLTMPKAVALEAMCRARPIIAKVRSMSEDEF; encoded by the exons ATGGAAGACATGTTGCTATACTCatccctctctcttcttctcctccttgcAGTAGCTTTTAAGTTCTTGCTccaaacaagaacaaaacacaaactgCTCCCACCAAGCCCACCTTCTCTACCAATTCTAGGCCATCTCCATCTCATTAAGAAACCATTCCATCGTACTTTCCACCGCTTTTCACAAAAATATGGTAACATCTTCTCTCTAAAATTTGGGTCCCAATTCGTGGTCATTGTATCATCCCCATCTGCAGTTGAAGAATGCTTTACCAAGAACGACATCATATTAGCCAACCGTCCTCGCTTCCTAGCCACCAAGCACATTGGCTACAACCACACCACTGTGGCAGCAGCTTCTTATGGAGACCATTGGCGCAACCTTCGCCGCATCAGTGCCTTAGAAATCTTCTCAACAAATCGTCTTAACATGTTTCTAGGAATCCGAAGAGATGAAGTCAAGCACTTGCTACACAAGTTGTCACGAAACTCGTGCCAAGGTTTTGCTAAGGTAGAATTGAAATCAATGTTCTCAGAGCTGACATTTAACATCATAATGAGAATGGTGGCAGGAAAGAGATACTACGGGGAGGACGTgaaagacgaagaagaagcaaGGAAATTCAGGGGGATAATGAAAGAGCTAGCAGGTTTAGGAGGGGCCTCAAATCCACAAGAGTTTGTGCCCTTGTTGCGGTGGATTGATCATGGGGGTTTGGAGAAAAGATTGATGAAACTGGCCAACAAGACAGATGCATTCTTGCAAGGTCTTATTGATGAGAAGAGGAGTAAGGAAGTGAAGGGGAACACTATGATcgatcatcttctttttttgcaaaaatcACAGCCTGAATACTACACGGATCAAATTATCAAAGGGCTTATACTG GTCTTGTTAGGTGCCGGGACTGACACGTCGGCAATGACATTAGAGTGGGCAATGTCCAATTTGCTCAATCATTCTCAAGTGTTGAAGAAGGCTAGAGCTGAGTTGGATAATCAAATTGGAcaagaaaaattaatcaatGAACTAGATGTCTCTAAATTGCACTATCTACGAAATATAATCTTGGAGACTCTTAGATTGTATCCTGTAGCCCCATTGCTTGTACCCCACATGTCCTCTGAAGATTGTACCATTGGAGGACATGATATTCCACCTGAGACAATGTTATTGGTTAATGCATGGGCCATACATAGAGACCCTAATATATGGGATGATGCAACTAGTTTTAAGCCTGAGAGATTTGAAAGTGGAGAGAGTAATGTAAACAAGTTAATGCCATTTGGACTGGGAAGGAGGGCTTGTCCTGGGGCAGGCCTTGCCCAACGTACAGTGGGTCTAACATTGGGGTCATtaattcaatgctttgagtgGGAAAGGATTAGTAAAGAAGAAGTTGACATGGTTGAAGGTAATGGGCTCACCATGCCCAAAGCTGTTGCATTAGAAGCCATGTGCAGAGCACGCCCAATTATAGCTAAGGTTCGTTCTATGTCTGAGGATGAGTTTTGA